CATGCCCAGATGCCTGGCCGAGCCGGTTGACCAGGTCATCCAGTTCGCCGGACACGCCAGAGGCGACAGGAACGTCCAGAGCCACGGCCAGCCGCAGAAAAGCGGCGATATCTGCCTGGTTCGGGCCCCGCCACCGGGGAAGTACCCCAACGTCCTCCGGACGGGCGGTGGCATGCAGCCGCGCCAATGTGGCTGCATAGTCGACGATCCAGTCGCCGGCCGGGCGTCGGTGATCCAGATGCTCCAGAACCAAGACCCGCTCGCCGGGATCGGTGGCCAGCAACGCGGGCACCACGGGCATTTCAGCTCGGGCGGCGAGCCTCAGGGCGGACACCTCACGGGCGTATCGCTCGTCGGCATCGGGACCGTCGACGATCTGCTTCACCACCGCCGTTGCCTCTGGCAACTCGACGCGCCACACGCGCGAGCGCGGGCTGCTGCCCAGTCTGCGAGAGCGCCTGGGCGATCCCAGCTCGGCCCTTAACCCATCCCCGAACGGCAGTCGCAACCACATCCGCTCATCCTTCCACGGAGCCGAACGAGCCTGCGGCTACTGCGCGAAACTGGCCGTCCTGCTTCACGCCGCCCCGGGGCTGCCCCCAGGTACTGCCAGTTCTCAGGTTCTGGCTCAACTTCCGCTTCCGTGAAGCGATCACTCTGGGTGACGGTTCGACGCCGTCCGGGAGGAAGGCTTTCCCAGCCTCCACGCCCTCGCCGCAGGAGTCGATCGACGGGGCCAGCAGTGGCATAACCGCATGCGGCAGGTCAGTTGCACCCCTGAGAATGGCGCCATGGTCCACCGAATCGAAGCGCCCAGTCCCGACGATGCTGCATCCCTGGGCCGTATGCAGCTCACGGCCTGGCTCCAGACCTACCCCAACGAAGAAGCCGGCATTGATGAGACGTGGATCCGCGAGCAGCGAGGGTCCGCTGTCACCGCCGAGGGCATTGCGCAGTGGCGAGAGTTCATTGACGAGGTCGCTCGCCACCCTGAACGGCTCTTCTGCCGTGTCGTCCGATCCGAGGCTGAGATTACTGGTGTCCTCTGTGGCCGCCGGGACGAACCAGTGACCCTCGGACCGATGTATCTGCTGAGCGAAGCCCAAGGCCAGGGCATCGGCGGTCAGCTGATGAGTGAGTTCTTCCTATGGGCGGACGGAGCTCCCATGCACCTGTGGGTGACTGAGTACAACGGGAGAGCAATCCGGTTCTACGAGCGCCACGGTTTCCAGCTCACGGGCCAGCGTGAGCTGTGGCGAGGCAGGTTGCCCAACGTGCGTATGGCGAGCGAACCCGTGCCGCATCTTGGGACCGCATGAGACGCGAGCGATACGCAGCGCGATCGGCCACTGGACAGCACCATCACGCTGGCCACACCCTGTCCGGCTTCAAGGACCCACGGCAGGAACGACTGACTCATCGACCCCGCGTACGTGCCCGCGCTCGCCGAATTGGCCGATCGGTGGTCGCGGCGGGTGAGCCGCGGCGGTCCCTGCATCGAGGCCGCCGTCACCGTCCCCGCAACGTAGCCCGGACCGGACTCCGTACCTCCCGGCGGGCATCCGATGTCGAACACGACGACCGCCCGCCGGGAGGTACGGCGCCTCTCAGCCCACCAGCCCCGCCCGGGCCTTCATGCTCCGCTGGTCGCGCAACGACGGCTCGCGCCGCCGTAGGGACGGTCATGGTCATGGTCGGGGCTGCCTGGGCGCCGGCCGGCAGCTCCTTGCGTGTGATCAGTCCGGCTCCCCCACCTGCAAGGGGGAGGGTGGGCGGTCAGCATCTCGGCCGCCCTCGGGTGGTACGAGGAGCCGGGACGGCGGGTCGCACGGACAACCTCAGCCGCGGCCGGTCAGCGGCAGTACGGGGAACGGGTGGTTCTGCCAGATCAGGCGGGAGGTCTCCTCCGGATAGGCGGTAACGCTCGGCCGGGTGTCGAAGAGCTGTAGGAGGCATCGTTCGGTGTCGTACGCGGGCCAGCCGGGGTCACCGTGTGTGGCGAACGCCGTCCATGCGGCGCGCATCGAAGCGGACAGAGCCTCGGCCTCCGGGGAGGGTGCCTCGCCGATCAGCAGGGCGGGCTGGCCGCGGTCGAGGTTGCCGAAGACCAGCGGCACATCGAGGCCGTGGCAGGCGCCCAGGATGCCGCCCATGCCCGGGGCGGGCCAGGTCAGCTCATAGAGGTGGGCTCGTCCGCCGGCGGTGGTCTGGGCCTGGGCAAGGTGGAGGCTCGGCATGCGGAACAGCCAGTCGGAGTGGACCAGCTCGTACAGCTCATCGGGGCCCGCGGCCGGGAAGCCGTCGTGGTATCGGCGCGCGCCGTCCTGGCCGCCGGGGGCGAAGAGGCGCAGGGCGGTCGCCGCCTGGTCCGGTGTCACCTGGCCGAGCAGGCCGTCGAGCGCGGTGAGCAGCCGCTGTTCGTCCCGGGTGTGGCCGACGAGGAGTTCGATGTCGCGGCCGGCTCCGTCGGCCAGGGCCTGCCATGGCGTGACCGGCAGGACGTCACCGTCGACGACCGGCGAGAACGGGATCGACCGGTGCGCGGCCCGGCCCCAGCGATCCGCCCACCGGTCCATCTTGGCGCCGACCGCATCGCCGGCGGCCGACAGCCGCTCCGGTTCCACCGTGCGCAGGTCGGCGATCGTAGGCTGCAGCCCCAACTCGGCGGCACACGCGGAGGCGATGTCGGCGGCGAGCTCCGGCGCGAAGAACGTGCCCTGCACGCTCTGTGCGACGGCCCTGCCGAAGAGCCGGGCCGCCCGCGGCACGGCCAACAGCGCGGCGACCGACCCGCCACCCGCCGACTGGCCGAAGACTGTGACGCGGTCCGGGTCACCGCCGAAGGCCTTGATGTTGTCACGTACCCACTCCAGGGCGGCGACCTGGTCGAGCAGCCCCCGGTTGGCTGGCGCCCCTTCGATCTGCCCGAAACCTTCGAGGCCCACCCGGTAGTTGAACGTCACCACGACGACGCCGTCACGGGCCAGGCGGCCGCCGTCGTACTCGGGGAGACCGGACATGCCGATCGTGTAGGCGCCGCCCTGGATCCACACCATCACCGGCAGCCCCGCGTCCGGGCCGGGCGCGGGCGACCAGACGTTGACCGTCAGCCAGTCGTCGCCCGCCGCGTCCAGCGCCAGCGCGTCCATGCCGAAATGGCCGCCCTGAGGGGGCGGCGGCCCGTACGCCACAGCCGCGCGCACCCCGTCCCACCCCCGTACCGGCCGCGGCGCGGCGAAACGCAGCGCGCCGACCGGCGGCTCGGCGAACGGGATGCCACGGAATACCGCAACACCCGCCTCCCGGCTGCCCCGCACCACCCCGGCCACCACGCGGACCTCGGGGTCGGACCCGGACAGCTCAGACGCAACAACCGTCATCACGGCATCCCCTCGGCAGACGGAGCGAGCGGGCTCGGGGAAGCTCCCGGCCCCTGCGGATGATCCGCCGCATCTCGATGGCGCGCCAGTCATTTACGGACGTCCTACGGTGCGGACGTTCGGGTACGCCGTTCATTCGTTCGGGTTGGCGGTCGCGGCAGTGCGGCGTGCGCCGGGCACGGTGCACCCGGCGGTGGAGGTGACGCTCCGGATGGGGCGCCGCGTCCTAGCCGTCGACGTCTCACCGTGACTACGGTCGGACGCGCCATGCCCGTGGAGCGGCTGTTCTGCCACGTCCACGGCCGGTCTCAGCCGGCCTCGGAGTCCGGGCATCCTGCGAGGAATCCGGTGAATGCATCAGGGCTGAGGACTCTTCGCCTTCTGCCGGGCGTAGTAGGCACGGGCGCGGTTGCGGTCGCCGCAGTCCTTCGTGTTGCACCAACGGCGGTTCCGCCGCGGTGATGTGTCGAGGTAGACCCAGCCGCACTTGGCGTCTTCGCATTGGTGGAGGCGATCGAGGTCGTCGCGCTGGGTGAGAGTCACGAGCCCGCGGACGATGCGATTGCGGGGCAGGCGGAGGTCGGCGTCCCGGTCTTGCCATTGCCAGCGGCCGTCCGTGTGGACCATGTCGGCTGCGGCGATCGCCGCCCGGTACATGCTCGCGAGGTCTGCGGCGGCTTCGCGGTCGTTGTCGAAGAGAACTCCGTAGGCCTTCTCGCGCGCTTCGACGACCTGTTCCCGTTCCCGCTCGGCCCGGGCTCCGTCCCGGCCGGCGAGGTCGTGCAAGGACGCGGCCTCATCCGTGCTGAGCAGGTCGGATTCGATGCACCACTCGACGACGTCGGAGAAGGTCTTCAGGGCCTCAACGCGTTCGGGTCCGCCGAGCCGCCAGGCAACGGTGTTCACCAGGTCGAGCATGCGGTCACCCGCGATGTGGCCGAACCTCACCATCAGCTCCTCTCGCCGGCAAAGGCGCTCGCGCCCGCGAGGCGACCCTCACGGGCAAAGCCATGATTGCATGTGAGGTGATCCTCTTGGCATCATTCCCCATCAGCCAATCACCCATGAGAGCACCCGAGGAGAACGATCGTGTCCGTCGCCGCCCTCAGGCCGTTCACCGCACTGTGGGCGTCCCAAGCGTCCTCGAACCTCGCCGACGGGGTGTTGCAGGCAGCCGCACCGCTGCTCGTCGCCACGCTGACCCGTGACCCGCTCGTGGTGGCGGGCATGACGGTGGTGCAGTTCCTGCCCTGGCTGCTCGCGACCCTCCCCACCGGCGCAATGGCCGACCGCATGGACAGACGCCGGATACTCATTCTCGGCAACTGGCTGCGCGCGGCGGGTTTCGCGCTGCTCGCCCTCGCCTTGGCCGACGGATGGCGCCACGTCGCGCTTCTCTACGCCGCGGTGTTCATTGCCGGCTGTGCCGAAACGATGGTCGACAACGCCGCCCTGGCCATCCCGCCCCGTCTCCTGCCCCGCGAGAAGCTCGAGCGCGCCAACGGCAGACTGTTCGCCACGCAGTCCGTCATCAACACCTTCATCGGTCCGCCTGCCGGCGCGGCGTTGTTCGCGCTGGCGGCATCGGCGGCCTTCTACACCGGCGCGGCCGCGTTCGCCCTCGCCGGCCTGGCGGCCCTGCTGCTGCCCGCGCTCCGCCCCACCGGCAAGGAACACGAGAACCGCCGCTCGAACCCGACCACCATCACCCAGGACATACGCTCCGGATGGGCCCACTTCTGGCGCCACGAACTGCTGCGCCGAGTCGCGTTCATCTCGGCGGCAATCAACTTCTTCAGTGCGGCCACCGGTGGACTCCTCGTCCTGCTGATCACCGGCCCGTACCAACTGGCCATGTCGAGCTATGGCCTGTTCATCGCCGTTCCCGCAGCCGGCGCGATCGCCGGCTCACTGCTCGCCGAACACGTCGTGCCCCGCATCGGAGGCGGCCCCACCACCTGGCTCGCCGCCCTCACCCCGGCCGCCGGCTACGCCGTCCTCGGGCTGGGCCACAGCACGCCCCTGGCCCTGGTCGCCATGTTCGGCGCCGCTCTTGCCACCTCACTGAACCAGATCGTCGTCAGCACCCTCCGCCAGGCAGCAGTCCCCGACGAACTCCTCGGCCGCGTCACCGCCGCCTACCGCCTCATCGTCCTGGGTGTCGTCCCCCTCGGAGCCCTCGGCGGCGGCCTCCTCGGACGCAGCCTGGGGATCCGTGCCACTTTCATCGCAGCAGCCGTCGGACTCACCCTCGCCGCGATCCCCCTCGCCTCCCGGGTCACCACCCAAGGCCTCCGCGATGCCGAAACGACCCCCTCACCCCCGCTCCCGCTCCCGCTCCCGCTCCCGCTCCCGCTCCCGCTCCCGCTTCAAGCCGATTCCCACTGACACCGACAGCCACGGCCTCCGCCAACGCGGTGGGGCCGTAGGACATGTGGGTTCCGCTCCCGCTTGTCACAATGGCCACATGGCCGGTGCAGGGCCCCCGAGCGAGGGCCGTTACGGTGAGCGCGTCTTCCGTCCCCAGGAACGGGGCGAGGACGAGCGGATCGACCTCGGGGCCCTCACCTACGACGCGACGACCATGGCCCGGCTGCGGCAGCTGGGCGTGGGGCCCGGCTGGACCTGCCTGGAGGTGGGCGCGGGCACCGGCACGGTGGCGCGGCGGCTGCTCGACGAGGCGGGGGTGGCGCAGGTCCTCGCGGTCGACCGCGACGTACGGTTCCTCGCGGAGCACCCCTTGCCGGGGCTGAGCACGCTCCAGGCGGACATCACGTCCGACGAGTTCTCCCCCGGGCTGTTCCGGCTGGTGCACGCCAGGTTCGTGCTCATGCACCTGCCCGCCCCACAGCAGACGGTCTCCAAGCTCGCCGGGCTGCTCGCTCCCGGCGGGGTCCTGGTGGTCAGCGACGCGGTCGACCTGACCACGGACTCGACGCCCCTGACCCCGTACACCCGCGCCATGCGGGCCATGTGGCAGGGGCTGCGCGACAGCATCGGGACCGATGTCTCCCAGGTGCCCCACCGTGCCGAGCTGCTGCGGGCCGCCGGGCTGGAACCGGTGGCCGCCGAGATCCACGTACCACCGCTCGTGGCGGGGAGCGCGATCAGCCGCTTCTGGGCCGACACCTGGCAGCGGGCGCGGGCGGCCATGGTGGCGACCGGGCTCATCGACGACGCCGGGCTCGACGAGGCCGTGCGCTACCTGGACTCCCCCCGGTGCACCGGATTGTCGCCGGGGATGCTCACGGCCTGGGGGTGGAAGCCCGAGGCCGCGCGTCCCGGTCGGTCTGACGGTGTGTGACATGCCGCTGTCGGTGTAATGGCGGCGTCGGGCGGGCGGGGCACCGCACGCTGAGGCAGCGGAAACGGCGGAAGCAGCGGCGTACGACCGCACGGATCTCGGAGCGTCCGACCTGCCGGCGCGCACGGACGCCTCGTCGAAAGGCACGGATGAGCGACCTCGCCGATGCCGGAGCAGCACGGGCCGACCGGGCCGACCGGGCCGACCGGGGCCACCGAGCCCGGGAGATCGTACGGACCGAAGGCCCCGCGGCGGCCCGCATCGTGGTCACCGTCGCGGTCGCCTGGCAGGTCGCGCTGTGGCTGGGCGCCGACCAGCCGCCGGTCTTCGCGGCGGTCGTCCCGCTGGTGGCCCTGCGCGGCGATCCGATGACGGCCCTGGGCACATCGCTCCAGCGGGCGCTGGGCGTGGTCGCGGGCGTGCTGATCGGGCTCGCCGTACTGAACGTGCTGCGCCCGTCGACCGCCGCGCTGACGCTGGTGGTCGCCATCGGGCTGGGCATCGGCATGGTCCTGCGGGCCGGCGGCGGGCTGAACATCCAGGTCGCGGCGTCGTCGCTGCTCGTCTTCGCCAGCACCTCGCCCGATGCCTACGCACTGCACCGCGCGTGGGAGACCGCCGAGGGAGCGGCGGTCACGATCCTGCTGGCCCCGCTGCTGTGGCCGCCCGATCCCCACCGGGTCCTGACGGCCATCGTCGACGACACCCGGGTGCACCTGATCCGGGCCCTGACCGGTACCGCGGCCGCCCTGGGTGCCGGACCGGCCGCCGCCCACGACAACCTCACCCTGGTGAACGCCCACATCGAAGCGGTCCACGCCAACGCCGCCCGCGCCCGCGAAGCCGAACGCGCCATGAGGTTCAACCCCCTGCGCCGCCGCCACCGAGACGCGGTACGCCTCCAGGCCCGGCGCATCGCCACCGCCGACGGGCTCACCACCCCTCTGGGGACCCTGGCCAGGGAGGTCGCCGTGCTCACCGGCCGGGAGGACCTGGCCGCGGACCTCGCCCGCGCGCGAGGCCGACTGCCCGAACTTGCCGCGCTGACCTCGCGGGCCATCGGAGAAGTCCTGTCCGGCGGCAATGCCCGCCCTGCCCTGATCACCGCCGGGGACTGCCTGGCCGGCTACGTACGCGAAGACTCCCGACCCCTCGCCGTGGCCCTCCGCCGACCGTTCCGGCAGCTCCTCGACGACCTCGACCAGGCATCACCGCCCGCAGGCGGCTCCTTCGGTCACCCGGTCGGGTGACCCGGCCCATCAGGGTGCCGAGTCGGCTGCGAGCCGGGCGGTATGACGGGGCGGTGAGCAACAGACTGCGCTGTGGTCTCGCGGTGGTCGCCGCTGTGCTGCTGGCCGCGCCACCGCCGGCCGCCGCCGTCGTCGTGAACCCCGCGCCGTGCGTCGCCAAGAGCGGGAGCGACGCGACGGAGACCCGTGAGGACTCCTCGGTCGACGAGGGCGAGATCCGGTGGACGGAGTCGACGAAGTACGACGACGCGTTCCGCTGGGCGATCAAGCGCTGGCAGTACGCGGGGGCGAAGATCAAGATCCTCGCGGACTCGGCGACGACCGTCAGCGACCTGGAGTTCGTCGACTATTCGAACGCCGCCGACTCCGCCGCCGGGAACTGGCAGCGGCGTCCGCAGATCGGCGCGACCGACTACATTCGGTTCAACAGGGCCAAGATGGACGGCTACGACACCGCGATGAAGCGGCAGGTCGCCCTGCACGAGCTGGGGCACGCGCTCGGCCTGTGCCACAAGAGCAACGGCGGCCCCGCCTATGTGCGGTCGATCATGTGGACCGAAGCGCACTCGCTGTTCACGGAGCCGCAGGCCGTCGACAAGGCCAATTACCGAAAGCTGTGGGGCTGATGCGCGCAGGGGTATGGACGGTTGCCGGACTGGCCGTGGCCGGGGGGATCACGGCGGGCGGCTGGTACGCGGCCGCCGGGCCGGGCGAGGTCACGGCGGCGGCGGTCTGCGACAGCACCGCGGATCTGTCGACGGACGTCGGTGTCGCCTCGGCGGCGCGGGGCATCGCGGTCGTCGAGGCCGTGCGGAACGTCCGCTACCAGGACGACGAGTCGACTCGGCCCGGCGCGTTCCTCACCACCGAGGTGAGGGTGCTCAGGACGCTGAAGGGCCGCTTCCCGGCGACCCTGCCGCTCACACAGAGCGTGCGGCAGGGCGGAACGCCCGGCCGTTACGTGTCGAGGGAACCGGAGCGCAACGCGGTCCTGGAGCCCGGTCGGCAGTACGTCGTCGCCGTCCGGTTCGGGTCGACGATGGCCGAGCCCGGCACGGAAGCGTGGGTGGCGTACGCCCAGCCGGTACGGCGCGGCGTCGAAGGCGAGGTCGCGCACTGGAAGCAGGCGGTGGCGCAGGCGCCCCAGGCTGCCGCCCCTGCGGTGTGCGACGACGTGAGCACGGTCGACTGAGGACGAGGTCATCAGGGCATGGCCGCTGACCCGGCTGCGGCGGTTCCCACGCTCATGTGTTCGCGCGTGCGTGACCTCGTCCTCGTCCTCGCCCTCGTCCTCGCCCTCGCCCTCGACCGGCTGGTTGGTTGGCCGTCCGGCCGGACGCCGGGATCAGTCGTCGATGCGGTCCATCACCTTGCCGAGGTCGATGAACTTGAAGTTGGTGGCGGTGCGCTCGCCGTCGTGCGGGCCGTCGTGGCCGTCCTGAACGACGAGGAGGCCGCGCGGGAACTTGGTGCCGAGGGGCTGGCTCAGGGCCGCGGCCCCGTCGCATTCCTCGGAGCCGTCGATGTCACGGGAGCCGGGCGTGATGCGCAGCCCGGCCTCGTACTCGTTGTCGTCTTCGAGTTCGCGGTCGTAGAAGGCGAAGGTGTTGTCGCCCTGGCTGGAGGCCATGAGGTAGCCGTCGCCGTCGGACTCGGTGATCAGGGTCAGCCCTTCGACGTCGGCCGAGAGGCGGCGCCCTCCGAAGCCGGGGTCGGCGCCGGCCGCGCACTCCTCGGTCTCCTCGTCGTACGTGGCCGGGACACCGTACTCCCGGACCTTGTCGACGAGTTCGGGGCGGCCGCCGAGGTCG
This genomic window from Streptomyces sp. NBC_01351 contains:
- a CDS encoding carboxylesterase/lipase family protein — translated: MTVVASELSGSDPEVRVVAGVVRGSREAGVAVFRGIPFAEPPVGALRFAAPRPVRGWDGVRAAVAYGPPPPQGGHFGMDALALDAAGDDWLTVNVWSPAPGPDAGLPVMVWIQGGAYTIGMSGLPEYDGGRLARDGVVVVTFNYRVGLEGFGQIEGAPANRGLLDQVAALEWVRDNIKAFGGDPDRVTVFGQSAGGGSVAALLAVPRAARLFGRAVAQSVQGTFFAPELAADIASACAAELGLQPTIADLRTVEPERLSAAGDAVGAKMDRWADRWGRAAHRSIPFSPVVDGDVLPVTPWQALADGAGRDIELLVGHTRDEQRLLTALDGLLGQVTPDQAATALRLFAPGGQDGARRYHDGFPAAGPDELYELVHSDWLFRMPSLHLAQAQTTAGGRAHLYELTWPAPGMGGILGACHGLDVPLVFGNLDRGQPALLIGEAPSPEAEALSASMRAAWTAFATHGDPGWPAYDTERCLLQLFDTRPSVTAYPEETSRLIWQNHPFPVLPLTGRG
- a CDS encoding CGNR zinc finger domain-containing protein codes for the protein MVRFGHIAGDRMLDLVNTVAWRLGGPERVEALKTFSDVVEWCIESDLLSTDEAASLHDLAGRDGARAEREREQVVEAREKAYGVLFDNDREAAADLASMYRAAIAAADMVHTDGRWQWQDRDADLRLPRNRIVRGLVTLTQRDDLDRLHQCEDAKCGWVYLDTSPRRNRRWCNTKDCGDRNRARAYYARQKAKSPQP
- a CDS encoding class I SAM-dependent methyltransferase, translating into MAGAGPPSEGRYGERVFRPQERGEDERIDLGALTYDATTMARLRQLGVGPGWTCLEVGAGTGTVARRLLDEAGVAQVLAVDRDVRFLAEHPLPGLSTLQADITSDEFSPGLFRLVHARFVLMHLPAPQQTVSKLAGLLAPGGVLVVSDAVDLTTDSTPLTPYTRAMRAMWQGLRDSIGTDVSQVPHRAELLRAAGLEPVAAEIHVPPLVAGSAISRFWADTWQRARAAMVATGLIDDAGLDEAVRYLDSPRCTGLSPGMLTAWGWKPEAARPGRSDGV
- a CDS encoding GNAT family N-acetyltransferase, whose amino-acid sequence is MVHRIEAPSPDDAASLGRMQLTAWLQTYPNEEAGIDETWIREQRGSAVTAEGIAQWREFIDEVARHPERLFCRVVRSEAEITGVLCGRRDEPVTLGPMYLLSEAQGQGIGGQLMSEFFLWADGAPMHLWVTEYNGRAIRFYERHGFQLTGQRELWRGRLPNVRMASEPVPHLGTA
- a CDS encoding aminoglycoside phosphotransferase family protein, producing the protein MWLRLPFGDGLRAELGSPRRSRRLGSSPRSRVWRVELPEATAVVKQIVDGPDADERYAREVSALRLAARAEMPVVPALLATDPGERVLVLEHLDHRRPAGDWIVDYAATLARLHATARPEDVGVLPRWRGPNQADIAAFLRLAVALDVPVASGVSGELDDLVNRLGQASGHALLHGDPCPGNDLHTATGIRFIDFEQASLGSGLMELAYLRIGFPTCWCVTSASEPLLERAESAYRDAWRAATGSETQDDLTDACAGWLLRGDGLVERARRESTDHLARIPHRDWTWGTATARQRLVHRLGVVGQMTADHASLSGMSSLSTAMRQRMLARWPTLQPVPTRRP
- a CDS encoding FUSC family protein, which encodes MSDLADAGAARADRADRADRGHRAREIVRTEGPAAARIVVTVAVAWQVALWLGADQPPVFAAVVPLVALRGDPMTALGTSLQRALGVVAGVLIGLAVLNVLRPSTAALTLVVAIGLGIGMVLRAGGGLNIQVAASSLLVFASTSPDAYALHRAWETAEGAAVTILLAPLLWPPDPHRVLTAIVDDTRVHLIRALTGTAAALGAGPAAAHDNLTLVNAHIEAVHANAARAREAERAMRFNPLRRRHRDAVRLQARRIATADGLTTPLGTLAREVAVLTGREDLAADLARARGRLPELAALTSRAIGEVLSGGNARPALITAGDCLAGYVREDSRPLAVALRRPFRQLLDDLDQASPPAGGSFGHPVG
- a CDS encoding MFS transporter, which encodes MSVAALRPFTALWASQASSNLADGVLQAAAPLLVATLTRDPLVVAGMTVVQFLPWLLATLPTGAMADRMDRRRILILGNWLRAAGFALLALALADGWRHVALLYAAVFIAGCAETMVDNAALAIPPRLLPREKLERANGRLFATQSVINTFIGPPAGAALFALAASAAFYTGAAAFALAGLAALLLPALRPTGKEHENRRSNPTTITQDIRSGWAHFWRHELLRRVAFISAAINFFSAATGGLLVLLITGPYQLAMSSYGLFIAVPAAGAIAGSLLAEHVVPRIGGGPTTWLAALTPAAGYAVLGLGHSTPLALVAMFGAALATSLNQIVVSTLRQAAVPDELLGRVTAAYRLIVLGVVPLGALGGGLLGRSLGIRATFIAAAVGLTLAAIPLASRVTTQGLRDAETTPSPPLPLPLPLPLPLPLPLQADSH
- a CDS encoding M57 family metalloprotease, giving the protein MSNRLRCGLAVVAAVLLAAPPPAAAVVVNPAPCVAKSGSDATETREDSSVDEGEIRWTESTKYDDAFRWAIKRWQYAGAKIKILADSATTVSDLEFVDYSNAADSAAGNWQRRPQIGATDYIRFNRAKMDGYDTAMKRQVALHELGHALGLCHKSNGGPAYVRSIMWTEAHSLFTEPQAVDKANYRKLWG